A single region of the Leptolyngbyaceae cyanobacterium genome encodes:
- a CDS encoding iron-sulfur cluster assembly accessory protein, with protein MIAISKAASAEIKRLSGKAKQPYSLLRLGVQPGGCSEMSYTMEFDQSLQPDDRIYDCNGLQVAIAPRDLKYIEGLTIDYSEDLMGGGFRFHNPNATKTCGCSNSFSTSD; from the coding sequence ATGATCGCGATCAGCAAAGCCGCTTCTGCTGAAATAAAACGTCTCAGTGGGAAAGCAAAACAGCCATACTCTTTATTACGCCTGGGAGTTCAGCCAGGAGGCTGTTCGGAAATGTCTTATACAATGGAGTTCGACCAAAGCCTCCAGCCGGACGATCGGATATATGATTGTAACGGTCTGCAAGTAGCGATCGCGCCACGAGATTTAAAATATATAGAAGGTCTAACTATAGATTATTCAGAAGATTTGATGGGTGGTGGGTTTCGCTTCCATAATCCCAACGCCACTAAAACCTGTGGTTGCAGTAATTCCTTCTCCACTAGCGATTAA
- a CDS encoding phosphomannose isomerase type II C-terminal cupin domain, whose product MVQSQEISQIPSLSQFVNPNAVAATELRPWGSFTTLEEGRGYKIKRIEVKPGHRLSLQMHHHRSEHWIVVCGTAKVTCGDEERLLGSNESTYVPQCTLHRLENPGVIPLILIEVQNGEYLGEDDIVRFQDDYARAK is encoded by the coding sequence ATGGTTCAATCTCAAGAAATTTCCCAAATCCCTTCCTTATCTCAATTTGTTAACCCTAATGCCGTTGCTGCTACAGAATTGCGTCCTTGGGGTTCTTTTACTACCTTAGAGGAAGGCCGTGGTTATAAAATTAAGCGGATTGAAGTGAAACCGGGTCATCGATTAAGCTTGCAAATGCACCACCATCGCAGCGAACACTGGATAGTAGTTTGCGGTACTGCGAAGGTTACTTGTGGAGATGAAGAAAGATTGCTGGGGAGTAATGAGTCTACGTATGTTCCTCAGTGTACCCTTCATCGTTTGGAAAACCCTGGTGTGATTCCGCTAATTTTGATCGAAGTGCAAAACGGAGAATATCTAGGGGAAGATGATATTGTCCGTTTCCAAGATGATTATGCTCGCGCTAAGTAA
- the rpsL gene encoding 30S ribosomal protein S12, producing the protein MPTIQQLIRDERQKVRKKTKSPALKACPQRRGVCTRVYTTTPKKPNSALRKVARVRLTSGFEVTSYIPGIGHNLQEHSVVMIRGGRVKDLPGVRYHIIRGTLDTAGVKDRKQGRSKYGTKRPKATK; encoded by the coding sequence ATGCCCACAATTCAGCAATTAATTCGTGATGAACGCCAAAAAGTACGTAAGAAAACTAAATCTCCAGCGTTGAAGGCTTGTCCTCAGCGCAGAGGCGTTTGTACAAGAGTTTATACAACAACTCCTAAAAAACCCAATTCAGCTTTACGCAAAGTGGCGAGAGTCCGCCTTACCTCAGGTTTTGAAGTAACTTCCTACATACCGGGTATTGGCCATAACCTGCAAGAACATTCGGTAGTAATGATTAGAGGGGGTCGGGTAAAAGACTTGCCCGGTGTTAGATATCACATTATTCGTGGAACTTTAGACACGGCTGGTGTTAAAGATCGCAAACAAGGCCGTTCTAAATACGGAACTAAGCGTCCTAAAGCTACGAAGTAG
- the rpsG gene encoding 30S ribosomal protein S7: MSRRTLVQKRPVPPDPVYNSRLISMMVRRVMQSGKKSVASGIVYDAMKIIEERTGGDPLETFERAVRNATPLVEVKARRVGGATYQVPMEVRADRGATLALRWLIQFSRSRSGKSMASKLANELMDAANETGSSIRKREETHRMAEANKAFAHYRY; the protein is encoded by the coding sequence ATGTCTCGTCGTACCCTTGTACAAAAACGTCCCGTACCACCCGATCCGGTATATAACAGTCGCCTGATTAGTATGATGGTGAGACGGGTGATGCAAAGTGGCAAAAAGTCGGTAGCATCTGGCATCGTCTATGATGCGATGAAAATCATTGAAGAAAGGACAGGTGGCGATCCGCTGGAAACTTTCGAGCGGGCTGTCCGAAATGCTACGCCTTTGGTAGAAGTAAAAGCTCGTCGGGTAGGTGGTGCTACGTACCAAGTGCCGATGGAAGTACGGGCAGACCGAGGCGCAACTTTAGCGCTACGCTGGTTAATTCAATTTTCCAGATCGAGAAGTGGAAAATCAATGGCCAGCAAATTAGCTAACGAACTAATGGATGCTGCTAACGAAACAGGTAGCTCCATTCGCAAACGGGAAGAAACCCACCGGATGGCAGAAGCAAATAAGGCTTTTGCTCATTATCGGTATTGA
- a CDS encoding phosphodiester glycosidase family protein — MTVLNQQLPVKVPQPPSNRPKLILQGKQISLNGRVWQAAWSQWQIGTGSATIRTAISDIGLMRIVGVELLSTWNFNRQPVQWFSQPEIEPLMLTAWLTNQYRYLDISDLAMMKGWQIKVDGKTLRITSPEAMVREIRQGKQAEGKRIVLDLNGPTPWQVSQEGAVLTLKVDAKADPMLLERYIPKVPDGTNPINGNTLSGGDEENEIFPTIPPATVSPSEIVPLKLQSNQNQTTIELQVPNGLRAKVWSLPAPYRLVIDLAPEVMIDRDIMWAPGLRYRQQMVILGDSRFPVVCLEINLRQSVKLRPIWSKADSLVGITPLVEMAQHWQAAGAVNGGFFNRNTQLPLGAVRRDGQWISSPILNRGAIAWNDNGDVKIGHLSLLENLITSTGERLPIVSVNSGYVQPGIAVLTRNWGKNYTPLTDRETLVTVQNNQVTIIEKYDRNPPPEVVNNKASFSIPPDGYLLAFRNYPEVPSLTVGSAVRLENYPVPLEFQRYPHILGAGPVLLLNNQIVLDGKAEQFRDAFIQQSAYRSTIARTASNTILIATVGSRTGGLGPTLNEIAQIMKTMGAVDALNLDGGSSTSLYLGGELLNRSPRTAARVHNGLGIFLPVNP, encoded by the coding sequence ATGACTGTACTAAACCAACAACTTCCCGTCAAAGTTCCCCAACCTCCTTCAAACCGCCCTAAGTTGATTTTGCAAGGTAAGCAAATCTCTTTAAATGGTCGAGTTTGGCAGGCAGCTTGGAGTCAATGGCAAATAGGTACTGGTTCGGCCACAATTCGCACCGCGATTAGCGATATCGGGTTAATGCGGATCGTGGGAGTAGAGTTACTCAGCACTTGGAATTTTAACAGACAACCAGTGCAGTGGTTTTCCCAACCAGAAATAGAACCCTTAATGCTTACCGCCTGGTTAACCAATCAATATCGCTATTTGGATATCAGCGATTTAGCAATGATGAAAGGTTGGCAAATTAAGGTTGATGGTAAAACTCTCCGGATTACTTCCCCCGAAGCAATGGTACGGGAAATTCGTCAGGGTAAGCAGGCTGAGGGTAAACGGATTGTTTTGGATTTAAATGGGCCAACTCCTTGGCAAGTCAGCCAAGAAGGTGCTGTACTTACCCTGAAAGTTGATGCGAAAGCCGATCCCATGCTGCTAGAGCGATACATTCCCAAAGTCCCTGACGGAACTAATCCAATAAATGGCAATACTTTATCCGGCGGCGATGAAGAGAATGAAATTTTTCCTACCATTCCGCCTGCTACCGTTTCGCCCTCGGAAATTGTACCGCTCAAATTGCAAAGTAACCAAAACCAAACCACCATTGAATTACAAGTCCCTAATGGTTTGCGTGCCAAAGTGTGGTCTTTACCAGCACCATACCGTTTAGTAATCGACCTCGCCCCTGAAGTAATGATAGATAGAGATATTATGTGGGCGCCAGGACTACGTTACAGGCAGCAAATGGTGATTTTGGGAGATTCGCGTTTCCCAGTAGTATGTTTAGAGATTAATCTGCGTCAATCTGTTAAACTGAGACCCATTTGGAGTAAAGCAGACAGTTTAGTAGGAATTACTCCCTTAGTTGAAATGGCTCAGCATTGGCAAGCCGCAGGAGCAGTTAACGGAGGATTTTTTAATCGTAATACTCAGTTACCTTTAGGAGCAGTGCGTCGAGATGGTCAATGGATATCCAGCCCAATTTTGAATCGAGGTGCAATTGCTTGGAATGATAATGGAGATGTGAAAATCGGCCATCTCAGCCTGTTGGAAAACTTAATTACTTCTACTGGCGAGCGTTTACCAATTGTTTCTGTTAATAGCGGCTATGTCCAACCTGGTATTGCAGTTTTAACTCGTAATTGGGGCAAAAATTATACGCCTCTTACCGATCGAGAAACTTTAGTTACCGTACAAAATAATCAAGTAACTATTATTGAAAAATACGATCGCAATCCTCCCCCAGAAGTAGTAAATAATAAAGCATCTTTTTCTATTCCTCCAGATGGTTATTTGCTAGCTTTCAGAAACTATCCGGAAGTTCCTTCCCTGACAGTAGGCTCTGCTGTCCGATTAGAGAATTACCCCGTTCCTCTAGAATTCCAGCGTTATCCTCATATTTTAGGTGCAGGCCCGGTTTTATTGTTAAATAATCAAATTGTTTTGGATGGTAAGGCAGAACAATTCCGCGACGCTTTTATTCAACAGTCTGCTTATCGCTCAACGATTGCACGCACAGCATCGAATACGATTCTAATTGCTACTGTTGGAAGTCGTACTGGTGGTCTTGGCCCTACTTTAAACGAAATCGCGCAAATAATGAAAACTATGGGCGCAGTGGATGCGCTAAATCTAGACGGAGGTAGTTCTACTAGTCTATATTTGGGTGGAGAATTACTCAATCGTTCGCCTCGTACTGCCGCTCGCGTTCATAATGGTTTGGGAATTTTCCTGCCAGTCAATCCCTAA